The following proteins are encoded in a genomic region of Entelurus aequoreus isolate RoL-2023_Sb linkage group LG01, RoL_Eaeq_v1.1, whole genome shotgun sequence:
- the LOC133629665 gene encoding uncharacterized protein K02A2.6-like, producing the protein MDLKSPESLKLTGNVDENWRTFKQQFHLYIAAMGHETKPEARKVALLLTIAGPQAIEVFNTFVFDTPDDNGKLDVVLSKFDAHCSPKKNETYERYVFLSRTQRQHEPFDSFLTDLRLKAQSCNFATLKDSMIRDQIVFGVEDKKVRERLLREMELTLAGAIKICQASELSQKHVRTFSEMSAVASAQSDNAAAVGAVSYQRRQRTQTRPARQSEDEMISCKRCGTKHKPRQCPAFGKQCSSCQGKNHFAKQCFSKWKEGKKGKTVNIVDEPDLSDTFFVGMVNLESEQISKPDNVNDVTGEDTWIAPLMINGTVVTMRLETGAKANLISMCDVKAMKNKPQIKRKESGLKDYNGQPIKCLGTCRLSVTVKGKVHHLCFFVVNEGRESLLGDRACEELALVKRVYSIIPKNDSMETIVQNFSDVFKGFGVLPFTYKIQLKEDAQPVVHAARRVPAPLKDSLKKELDRMIMLGVIKKVNEPTDWVNSMVITKKKNGELRICMDPKDLNESIKREHYQIPTREEIISEMSGASYFTKLDASQGFWQLKLSESSTMYCTFNTPFGRHCFLRLPFGIKSAPEIFHRAMEQIIEGLDGVRVYIDDIIIWGSTAQEYNERLNRVMERIKKYGLKLNKSKCEFGVQEILFLGDKLSARGVQPDQEKMCAIQNMPRPTDKTGVLRIMGMVNFIGKFIPNLTAKTSCIRELLHKDGDFKWTVKHEHEWQKLKNTLTTAPVLSFYDHTKRIKVSTDASKDGIGAVLLQAEGEHWKPVAYASRAMTKSECRYAQIEKECLGLAYGLERFHSYVYGLPSFTVETDHRPLVAIIKKNLNEMSPRIQRLMMKMQRATTDDSVSATDEDIQCHVNMVSATLPVSDTKSRQIAEATATDAELQHVMRNMDEGWPAGSCPLFYHVRGELSTVDGLLLKKGRIVIPQALRMDILHRIHEGHLGIEKCKRRARESVFWPGLNKDIETLINKCETCQKHRNKQSKEPMVVAEVPTAPWHKVGMDLFHLRGKDYLAVVDYYSNFPEMALLAGLTSTCVITHAKSIFARHGIPHTVVSDNGPCFSSKEWQKFAVQYDFQHVTSNPHYAQSNGQAEKGVHILKQLLKKAADSDSDPYLALLSYRASPLQCGLSPAELLMKRKLRTTLPSHSNNIIKQNNPSKIEHKLRQQKMMQKSFYDKTTKRLPPLTTNNTVRIEDTDGWSTKATVLQEVAPRSYTVRTDDGQILRRNRRSLLKTPQGTVGELSVTCGESQVIPTPVMDCNADCNTPTPNEPELRRSTREIKRPDGLNL; encoded by the exons ATGGATTTAAAATCACCGGAGAGTTTGAAACTAACGGGGAATGTCGACGAGAACTGGCGCACCTTCAAACAGCAGTTTCACCTGTACATTGCGGCTATGGGACACGAGACAAAGCCGGAGGCGAGAAAGGTAGCGCTGCTGCTAACAATAGCAGGGCCACAGGCCATAGAAGTATTTAACACGTTTGTGTTTGACACTCCTGACGATAATGGAAAGTTGGATGTAGTGCTTAGCAAATTTGACGCTCACTGTTCTCCGAAGAAGAACGAGACGTACGAAAGGTACGTGTTTCTGTCTCGTACGCAGCGGCAGCATGAGCCATTTGATAGCTTCCTGACGGACTTGCGGCTAAAGGCGCAGTCCTGCAACTTCGCGACGCTGAAGGACTCCATGATCCGGGACCAGATAGTCTTCGGCGTGGAGGATAAAAAGGTCAGAGAGAGGCTGCTACGAGAGATGGAGTTGACGCTGGCGGGAGCCATTAAGATCTGCCAGGCGAGTGAGCTGTCCCAAAAGCACGTGAGGACGTTCAGCGAGATGTCTGCAGTCGCCTCGGCGCAGAGCGACAATGCGGCAGCGGTAGGAGCAGTGTCGTACCAGCGGAGACAGCGTACACAGACCCGGCCTGCACGGCAGTCGGAGGACGAGATGATAAGCTGCAAGCGCTGCGGCACAAAGCACAAGCCCCGACAATGTCCAGCGTTTGGTAAGCAATGCTCAAGTTGCCAAGGCAAGAATCATTTTGCTAAACAGTGCTTCTCCAAATGGAAAGAGGGGAAGAAAGGAAAAACTGTAAACATAGTAGATGAGCCTGATCTCAGTGACACGTTCTTTGTTGGCATGGTAAATTTGGAAAGTGAACAAATAAGTAAACCAGACAATGTAAATGACGTCACTGGAGAAGATACATGGATAGCTCCTCTAATGATAAATGGGACTGTAGTCACCATGAGATTGGAAACGGGTGCAAAAGCAAATCTAATAAGCATGTGTGATGTAAAGGCAATGAAAAACAAGCcacaaataaaaagaaaagaatCTGGACTTAAAGACTACAATGGACAACCAATTAAATGTTTGGGCACATGCAGGCTGAGTGTCACAGTTAAAGGAAAAGTGCACCACCTATGCTTCTTTGTTGTGAATGAGGGACGTGAATCACTTCTGGGTGACAGAGCCTGTGAAGAACTAGCACTTGTGAAAAGAGTGTATAGCATTATCCCAAAAAATGACTCTATGGAAACAATTGTTCAGAACTTTTCAGATGTTTTCAAGGGTTTTGGTGTTTTGCCCTTCACatataaaatacaattgaaaGAAGATGCCCAACCAGTTGTGCATGCAGCACGCAGAGTTCCAGCCCCACTGAAAGACAGCCTAAAGAAAGAACTCGACAGAATGATCATGCTGGGGGTGATCAAAAAGGTTAATGAGCCTACAGACTGGGTCAACTCAATGGTCATCACAAAGAAAAAGAATGGTGAGTTGAGAATATGTATGGACCCTAAAGATCTAAATGAGAGCATTAAGCGTGAACATTATCAAATACCTACACGTGAAGAGATCATCAGTGAAATGTCAGGTGCCAGCTACTTCACAAAGCTTGACGCCTCACAAGGTTTCTGGCAGCTGAAACTGAGTGAAAGCAGCACAATGTACTGTACCTTTAATACGCCCTTTGGCAGACACTGTTTTCTCAGACTGCCTTTTGGAATAAAGTCAGCACCTGAAATATTTCACAGAGCGATGGAGCAGATCATCGAGGGCTTGGATGGAGTTCGAGTctacattgatgacatcatcatatgggGATCCACAGCCCAAGAGTACAATGAGAGACTAAACAGAGTTATGGAACGCATAAAAAAGTATGgactaaaactaaacaaaagtaaatgTGAGTTTGGTGTTCAGGAGATCCTTTTCCTTGGAGACAAGCTGTCTGCACGTGGTGTCCAACCAGATCAAGAAAAAATGTGTGCAATACAGAACATGCCAAGGCCCACAGACAAGACCGGTGTGCTACGCATCATGGGGATGGTCAATTTTATAGGTAAATTCATTCCCAATTTGACAGCAAAGACATCTTGCATACGAGAGCTTCTGCACAAGGACGGTGATTTTAAATGGACAGTGAAACATGAGCATGAGTGGCAAAAACTCAAGAACACACTGACTACAGCACCTGTGTTGTCATTTTATGACcacacaaagaggataaaagtgtcAACCGATGCTTCCAAAGATGGTATTGGTGCCGTTCTACTCCAGGCTGAGGGTGAGCACTGGAAACCGGTAGCCTATGCATCTCGGGCTATGACAAAATCGGAATGTCGGTACGCTCAGATCGAAAAAGAATGTTTGGGACTGGCATATGGTTTGGAGCGGTTTCATAGCTATGTGTACGGCCTGCCGTCCTTCACAGTTGAAACTGATCACCGACCGCTGGTTGCCATCATCAAAAAGAATCTGAATGAAATGTCACCGCGGATTCAACGGTTGATGATGAAAATGCAAAG AGCAACTACAGACGACAGTGTGAGTGCAACAGATGAGGACATACAGTGTCATGTGAACATGGTGTCTGCTACACTGCCTGTGTCAGACACAAAGTCAAGACAAATCGCTGAGGCTACAGCAACAGATGCTGAGTTACAACATGTCATGAGGAACATGGATGAGGGATGGCCGGCTGGCTCATGTCCACTATTTTATCACGTCAGAGGTGAGCTCAGTACTGTGGATGGACTGCTGTTGAAAAAGGGCAGAATTGTTATTCCACAGGCTTTGAGAATGGACATTTTGCACAGGATACATGAAGGCCATCTCGGCATTGAAAAATGCAAAAGGAGGGCGAGAGAGTCGGTTTTCTGGCCCGGACTGAATAAAGACATTGAAACactcataaataaatgtgaaaCATGCCAGAAACACAGGAACAAGCAGAGCAAAGAGCCTATGGTGGTTGCTGAGGTGCCAACCGCACCATGGCACAAAGTAGGAATGGACTTGTTTCATCTCAGAGGTAAAGACTATTTAGCGGTAGTAGATTACTACTCAAACTTCCCTGAAATGGCGCTACTAGCAGGCTTAACGTCaacttgtgtaataacacatgctAAATCTATATTCGCCAGGCATGGCATTCCACACACTGTAGTGAGCGACAACGGCccatgcttcagcagcaaagaATGGCAGAAGTTTGCGGTGCAATATGATTTCCAGCATGTGACGTCAAACCCACATTATGCACAATCAAACGGGCAAGCGGAAAAAGGAGTTCACATTCTAAAGCAACTCCTAAAGAAAGCAGCTGACAGTGACTCGGATCCGTATCTGGCTTTATTGAGCTACAGAGCATCACCTCTTCAGTGCGGACTATCACCAGCTGAACTGCTGATGAAGAGGAAGCTACGAACAACCTTGCCGAGTCATTCAAACAATATAATAAAGCAAAATAATCCCTCAaagattgaacataaactacgacAACAGAAGATGATGCAAAAGTCATTTTATGACAAAACAACCAAGCGTCTTCCTCCACTGACTACCAACAACACAGTCAGGATTGAGGATACTGATGGATGGAGTACAAAAGCAACAGTCCTGCAAGAAGTTGCTCCAAGATCGTACACGGTGAGAACTGATGATGGACAAATCCTCAGACGCAATCGTCGCAGTCTGTTAAAGACTCCTCAAGGGACTGTTGGTGAGCTTAGTGTAACTTGTGGTGAATCTCAGGTAATACCCACACCTGTTATGGACTGTAACGCTGACTGTAACACACCTACTCCAAATGAACCTGAGTTAAGAAGGTCCACAAGAGAAATCAAAAGACCTGATGGACTGAACTTGTAA